A window of the Lepisosteus oculatus isolate fLepOcu1 chromosome 14, fLepOcu1.hap2, whole genome shotgun sequence genome harbors these coding sequences:
- the LOC138242841 gene encoding GTPase IMAP family member 9-like — protein MERALEHTMVLFTHADDLTSRTLEESVHTGSRELQRLLEKCGNRYHALNNKDRGSTQVTELLEKIEELVAGNKGSYYSTEMYQEAESQIRQRQLQILRDREESKQREEESLREKHQKELQNYLRRTEQEIQTREDKIRALEEPIAELEVKLREERDEGRRRALEEELRREGRERGCRER, from the coding sequence ATGGAGAGGGCCCTGGAACACACCATGGTCCTGTTCACCCACGCTGATGATCTGACCAGCAGGACGCTGGAGGAGTCTGTGCACACAGGCAGCAGGGAGCTCCAGAGGCTGCTGGagaagtgtgggaacaggtatcacGCCCTCAACAACAAGGACAGGGGCAGCACccaggtcacagagctgctggagaagatagagGAGCTGGTAGCAGGAAACAAGGGCAGCTACTACAGCACTGAGATGTACCAGGAGGCCGAGTCCCAGATCAGACAGAGGCAACTGCAGatcctgagggacagagaggagagcaaacagagggaggaggagagtctGAGGGAGAAGCACCAGAAGGAGCTGCAGAACTACCTCCGCAGGACGGAGCAGGAGATCCAGACACGAGAGGACAAGATCAGAGCGCTGGAGGAGCCGATAGCAGAGCTGGAGGTGAagctgagggaggagagggatgaggggaggaggagagcgctggaggaggagctgaggagagaggggagagagagaggctgcagagagagatga